The genomic interval CTTTCACCCAAAGCGACCACAGTGCATTCCATTTATTCTCCCATACTGCTCCAAGTTCCGAACCTTTGCCCAAAAAAATCATCATCTCCATCACCAGTACCAGTAAGAATGTTGATTGAGCAAATTCCAacttcatcctcatcctcagATGCCAGCGCCGAGAGTGGCGACCGGGAAACCTCGTTCCAGGCCCAAGTTGAAAACTCTAGCCCATCCTCTCAACTTTCACTACAAACCAGCGCCGCCGCTCCACCGCCCGCAGTGGACGAAGAGACCCTACGGCGCCTCGATAAAATCCTCCGGAGTATACCCTCCGAGATGGACAACGCGGCCGCTTACGCCGCACTCAAAGCTAAACTTGGGATTTCCCGGTTTAAAGAGCATGCTTCGTCTTCTGAAACAAAAATCCCACCTAGCTCTCCTACATCACCTTCACCATCTCCCATCCAACCTCCGCCATCTCCTATAGCCAAACCTTCGCCTCCTTCCCCAACATTTACCCCTATCCAGCCGGTGAAATACGGCGGGGAAGCCTCCGACGAGGAAGGCTGGAGGGAGGATTATGGGCAGCCATTTGCTATCCCGTCGCCAACAAGCGGTGGCGGCTCCATTTCGATCCACGAGCCGCATTTGACTGGGGGCGGCGAAATCAAcgatgaagaagaggaggacCTCCACCCGTTGTTCGACTATAGGGAAGCTGAGAAGGAGGAGGAACCACCAAGCCGTCAGACGCGCAACCGATCTGCTCCTAGAGGAAGCTGAAACCCTGAAAACCCGAGGAGATGAGGAAACGGTGATGCAGAGACTCCTCACAGTACGACGGCTGGTTGATGAAGAGGAGCCAGAGGAGCCAGAAAGCCAAGAGGCCGTTAAGGAGAAAGAGGCTAAGGAGGACAGCCgtcagaggagagagagaaagaggaaggggaagggaAGTGTTTTTCCCCTCTAAAGAGAAGTCGTCCCACCAACGAGGGGGTCATTATTACAGATGCTTCCGAACCCGTCTCCCCACtgacgagagagagagatgagggcAGCGATGCAGAGGAACAGGAGTTGCGCTGTACCCGAACATCCAGGAGGCAACAAGGAAGGCCTACTATATCTCCTTCCACCATCTACTCCCCTCAGCATGTGCCCTTAACCCCAACTATTCTCCAACAGACGTTGAAATTTGATGATCCCAAATGGCAGGAGGAGGTTCACCAAAGGGTGACTTCtcaaaagaggttgaaggcggGGAAGATTCTACAGCAGCCATCCTTGGAGAAGATTGAGATGAAAGAGAGGTTTGCCGCCTACATTGCCGGCATCGGATTTGAATGGTTGCTAGAGGTCGATGAGACCCCCGTGCCAGAGGAcctggccaaggagtttttcacatCCTTCCGATTCACCGGAAGCTCAGACCTGAACGACAGAAGTGTCTCCTTTAGGGTCTTTGGCTAGGACCAACTGATGAGCCTCAATAAATTCTCCATCTGGATGGGCCTCTACACAGAAAGCCAATTGGCTAATGGGGTTTGGGTTGGGCGTGATATCGGTTTCCCTCAGAAGAAACCCAAATTCGATCAGCAAGCCGTCTGGAAGGCTATATGCAATGGGCGTGCCCCTACCTTTACAGCCTCTGAATCCAGAGGTCATCACATTGCTGATCCTGCCCTCCTCCTAGCCCAGATCTACCTGGCATGTAATCTCCTCGGACAGGCCAATACACTGTCAATCATTATCTTGTCCgaactctactttatgtggagtaTGAGAGAGCAAAGGAAGGTCCATCTGGGATTCCGGTTGGCCTACTCCATAAGTCAAATTGCTACCCGCGTTGCCCGCCATCTTAACGTCTGCCACCTTCTCAGAGCCTATTTGAGGAGAAACAAGATTATGGAGTGTGCCGAACGTCCCATCATTGGCCCCAGTCCTGAAATGTTTAAccttgatttctttgttagaACTCAGGtactggagaagacgcaagGAAGGGGTTTTCAATTTTATGCAGCCGGTCGGCGGGAGCAACAGAGAAGCTAACCCAGAAGGAGAACTAGGCCGGAGGAGACCTCAGCAACCCTTGCCGAAGGAGAAAAAGAGGATACACATCGGGCGCCCACTCCGAGGAAGGAACAAGAGGAGGATGCAAGTGCTGATGACG from Salvia splendens isolate huo1 unplaced genomic scaffold, SspV2 ctg481, whole genome shotgun sequence carries:
- the LOC121790340 gene encoding WASH complex subunit 3-like, whose protein sequence is MLIEQIPTSSSSSDASAESGDRETSFQAQVENSSPSSQLSLQTSAAAPPPAVDEETLRRLDKILRSIPSEMDNAAAYAALKAKLGISRFKEHASSSETKIPPSSPTSPSPSPIQPPPSPIAKPSPPSPTFTPIQPVKYGGEASDEEGWREDYGQPFAIPSPTSGGGSISIHEPHLTGGGEINDEEEEDLHPLFDYREAEKEEEPPSRQTRNRSAPRGS